TGTGGGTCAATAATGCCATGGGCTATTACTAATGGGCTCATATCACCAACACTCgtgacaaaaaacaaaaaaatcgtCAAATTTAATTAGATGGtaacatgaaaaaaaatcaagtttatttttaatgatatataaatttaattggcCAAAGAATTAACAAGGCACtttcaaaaagttaaaaataaaatgtaagtGAGATAGGTGATTGAAAGCATGAGCATGAGGCATAATCACAAAGGAGAATGAGTACATTCATTAGGTAAAGTTGTAAAGGTAATTCAAAAGCACTAAAAAGGCCTTTCTTGTGACCATGTCTTATGGATCTTGCTTCATCGATCCTTGTAACACCTAAATGAATCCAATGATACAACTCAAAAATCACATTTTCCATCAAAGCTTTctgttatttgtttatataatccaagaaaaaaaaaatcaccttTTGCCATTCAGCTCTTCTTGTTTTCTACAATGTTTTAGCACAATCGATCAGAAGTAACTCAAGAATTTCATATCATGttagtaaaaaacaaaaatgaaatagaatTTTACAAATGAATTACTACTATAATTTTACTACCAAagacaaataatttttttttaaaccttcATTACATGATACTACCCGACAGATGTTTGGGTTTGGTTAATCAACATTTTTTGGGGGATAAATTTATAGTAATTCGTTATTTCAAATTCATACTCCTATATACCAAATCTTTTGAACTTCATGAGTTATAGTTTTGGCCCGCCATTTGCTCAAAATCTTTATTACTCGTATCATATATAGATCAAATGGActtcaatttttcatttatcatcaACCAAACTTGAATCCAGTCTAGTTGTTGGCTTGCATTCAATTCCGAAATTAAGATCATATATTCAAAAATTCAAATAGTattacacacatacatacatacacatattacATGTAAATACAAATGTCTTGACTTGGCTTGGCTAACTTGTTGTGAAGAACTTGGGGTCCACTTTCTTTCAACTCACAATATTCAAATCCTTTATGTAACATATTTACTTTGATAAATTTAGTAACATTTTCTccaaacaacaaacacatacacaacttcaaTTCCTTTCTATATTACCTATGGAAGTACAAGTACTCTCGCCTTCACCGGCCGTCGACTTTAACTACGACAGCACGTCAACCTCTCCGTACGCCACCGCACCATCAAGCCCCCAGTCTAGCATCCCATTCACTTGGGAAGAAAAACCAGGCATTCCAAaacaagataataataataattataattatcttgCTGACGAAGACGAATCATCAGTTGACACTGAATTCGCCTTCGGGTACTTGGAACGCCATTCGATATCCGCCGCCGACGAGTTATTCGACGGCGGTAAAATCAAACCactaaaacctcccccacgtttACATTTCTCAAATACTAACAACGACTCACCCGTGTCCCCAAAATCGCCAAAATTGCGTTTTAAAGAACTTTCTTTATCtccaagaaataaaaaaaacgatTTTGACCCTTTCTCAGAAGcattaaaacaaacacaaaatgaTCATATTCATACACTACAAAAACGTGGGCGAGAAAAAACGGTTGAAACGACGAAAAGGCGAAATACGAAAGTATCGCGATCTTTATCACCGTTAAATTATTATTCtagaaaaaacaacaacaataacacaACAACAATGGAACAGacgtcatcatcatcgtcacCAACGTGGTACAATAAATGGAATTTAAAGAACTTGTTATTGTTTCGAAGTGCGTCGGAAGGAAGTGTGACGTCAGCAAGAAAGCAGGGGGATTCTAAAAAATACACATTGttgaaaaagaataataataataataatgatcaaACCACATCGTTTAGTTTTAGAAGTACGGATAGTAGTGGTTCTTCTTCGGTTCAAGTTTCCGCAGATAATGACGATTTTAGTACGACGAATGAGGGGACGAAAAATAAGAAGACGAGTACTGGTAGTACTAATTTGTCTTATAAATCTGCAGGGTTAATGGGTTGTTTAAGGTTCAATCAAAATGCAGGGAGTGTTCATGAGATCTCACGAGGTATTAATTCTGTTATGAAAGGATGAAGTATTATtcgatatatatgatatatatgattcaTGGTCATGTGctatatatatcacaaaaaaaaaaacagatttgtTTTTTGAATCTTTGTatatcacatacatatatacaatttttttgtaATGTACGTGTATGTTGTTAATGTTAACTAATATGTTGGTGTAATGTGTAATTTATGATGATTGATTGTTGTATTTTTAAGTTCAACGATCAAGATTTGTGAAATAATAAACATGTATAAAGTTCTTGTAGATTTATAAAATGCATATGCttcatgagttttttttttttttagctttgtcCTCTCAAATAAATatacactacaaaaaaaaaaatgcatttatTCATACTTCCTccaaaaaaatgtgaaaaaatttcttaatttattcatgcttaaaaatgtttaaaaagtatacacacataaaagtgtgaaaaattttaaaaaattataattttttcacacttatgtATGTGTAAAGAAAAAATtcacacctaaaagtgtgaacaaatgtcaaatatattcacacttaaaagtgtgaaagtcaaattgtaacaccTAATTTCTCCACACATTCcttgtgtgaagaaatttggtgTTACAAGTTATTCCTtacacttctaagtgtgaacaattgatatagttttacacacttggaagtgtgaacttttttttctcacatatataagtgtgaaagatttatgatttttcaaatttcttcacatttttaaatatgaataccttttaaatatttttaagtgcgaacaaattaagaaatttcttcacacttttttaAAGTAAGTGTaaataaatgacatttttgttgtagtgatatcgTCACGAATCACCTTTTACATGTTATGATGATAAATCATCACATACTTCTAATGAATTACACAAAAGAATCTTGCGACAATGTTTTGCCTTTTTctaattaacttaattaaaacattaatatcCTTTTAATTCAATGAAGTTTTATGAGTCATGTTCGATTCATGAACACTCTAAACTCGTGTGGTACTTCGGGCGTCGTCCAGGATCCGAGGTCGTTTGTGTTTTACTGTTGAGGTTTCTAAAAAGTCATTGCAATCTTA
The sequence above is drawn from the Erigeron canadensis isolate Cc75 chromosome 4, C_canadensis_v1, whole genome shotgun sequence genome and encodes:
- the LOC122596693 gene encoding putative uncharacterized protein DDB_G0290989, with protein sequence MEVQVLSPSPAVDFNYDSTSTSPYATAPSSPQSSIPFTWEEKPGIPKQDNNNNYNYLADEDESSVDTEFAFGYLERHSISAADELFDGGKIKPLKPPPRLHFSNTNNDSPVSPKSPKLRFKELSLSPRNKKNDFDPFSEALKQTQNDHIHTLQKRGREKTVETTKRRNTKVSRSLSPLNYYSRKNNNNNTTTMEQTSSSSSPTWYNKWNLKNLLLFRSASEGSVTSARKQGDSKKYTLLKKNNNNNNDQTTSFSFRSTDSSGSSSVQVSADNDDFSTTNEGTKNKKTSTGSTNLSYKSAGLMGCLRFNQNAGSVHEISRGINSVMKG